The genomic region CCCACACAGCCCCGGGGGCAGCACCACCTCAGCATACACAGCCCCGGGGGCAGGACCACCTCAGCATACACAGCCCCGGGGGCAGGACCACCTCAGCATACACAGCCCTGGAGGACAGGACCATCTCGCCCCACACAGCCCCGGGGGCAGGACCACCTCAGCCCACACAGCCCCGGGGGCAGGACCACCTCAGCATACACAGCCCCGGGGGCAGGACCACCTCAGCCTACACAGCCCTGGAGGACAGGACCATCTCACCCCACACAGTCCCGGGGGCAGGACCACCTCAGCCCACACAGCCCCGGGGGCAGGACCACCTCAGCATATACAGCCCCGGGGGCAGGACCACCTCAGCCTACACAGCCCCGGGGGCAGGACCACCTCAGCCTACACAGCCCTGGGGGCAGCACCACCTCAGCCCACACAGCCCTGGGGGATGGGACCACCTCAGCCCACACAGCCCTGGGGGATGGGACCACCTCAGCCCACACAGCCCTGAGGGCAGGACCACCTCAGCATACACAGCCCAGGGGTCAGGACCACCTCAGCCCACACAGCCCCGGGTGCAGCACCAGCTCGCCGTGCAGCACGGTGCGGCACTCACCTTGGCACTGTGAGCAGACACTGTGGTTGTGACGTATGGGGTCCTGTTCTTCTGCAACAGATCAATGTAGACCTCAGCCCCGTCTCCTCCATGCACCCGCAGCAGGCTGAGCAGCTCATTGACATCGTGGTGAATCCGAAATTCACTCATGATTTTGGCTCTGAGACATCACAACGTGTTCCCCTAAGAGTAAGAGACAAgccatttataaaaacaaatccctataaataaaaagtttaaagcaaTCAAATTAGGCCAACGTCAGCTCTTGAGATGCCAGACTGTCACATGGGCTAGCCTGGCGGGCCCACAGGTTCCCCAGGCAGGCCCCACACAGCCTGCGCTGACCAGTCCGTGGGGCCCCGTCCTGAGGAGGCTCTTCTGCCCCCCTGCTGGTGGGGGCTGTCTCAGTGGGCAGCTCTGGGGGAATCGGAGCCCTGACTCAGAACCTCAGCAGCTGCGGCCAGTGTCCAGGCTGCTCCTCCGCTGGGGGCCGGCACACGCACAGAGAGCGGATGCGGCCTGAAGGCCCGGGCCTCCTTCCTCTGGGAGCTGCTCCCTCGGCGGGCGGCCAGCACTCTCTAGCCCCAGCTGCACAGACACAACGACCCCTGCCCTTCAGGGGTCCTGATCACACAGGGAGCTCTGCACAGGCCTAAGCCACTTCCCGTCCCAGCTCCCACCACGAGGCCCCGGCCGCTGCTCGGGGAACCAAGGCGCTGCCTCCGCTCGCCCAGGCCAGGTGTCATGTCCACCGTGCACTGTAGCTGGGTGGGCTTCCCCTTCAGTTCCACCTGCCCTGTCAACCAGATATCCGAACGTCTCCTCACTGGATATATAGCCTTCCAGGGTCAAAACTGTAAGGGAGATGCCGCCAAGCAGACAGTGGTGACCTGCATGGGGGCTTCTGTTCTCCCACTAATGACCAGCCCAGTCAGCCATTATCATTAACACTGTGACAATGACGGACAACTAGATTCAAAAGACAAACACGAGCAGGCTTTACGTGCTTCACATAAACGTTTGGACATACCTACGCAGGGTTCATAATTTGGGATCATGAACCACAGGAGACTCTTGGAAATTACAGGCAAGgtcatttctgatttttatgaGGAGGTCTTTCAACAGATCCTCAAAGGCTCCGTGATCCTAAGATCAGAACCACTGTGCCAATAGCTCCAGTGAAGACAAGCTATGACAGAAACATCAGCTGGGGGAGCCTCAGCACACATACCCACAGTGTGAATGTTGATTTGTAACCACACAGAGAGAGACTCTAACCCCAAGTGACAGAAAACAAGTTCCCAGTACACGAACATCAGTCATCGGACAGAGACATCCAACACTGGCCAGAGGCAGAGTAGCTCCAGACAAGAAAGCCAACAGCAAGGGTGAGCTGGCATGTAAGTCACCAGCACATGTACTTTTCACATCAGGAGGTgctcacaggaccacagtcatgGGCCTGAGCCATGGCGGGGCCAGGGCTGAGGCTGAACCCTGACGTGAGGCTTCCAGGCTGTAGGACCCTGGACAAAAAGCTTGTCCTCTGTAAGCTTCTTCCAAAAGGGGGTGAGTACTAGGTCCTACTCACGAAGCTGTCGTGGAGATTTAATATGGCACCTAAGAGCCTCCAATGTCGCTATCAAAAGAGCAGAAATGAACACTGCTGCTGTTGCACATGGCCAATCACTGGAAACGGCTGTTACCTGAGAAATGGAAAACTGGCCATGAATCACAGCCAGCGCCCTAAACCACGGTTACCTTGTAACCAGTCACAGAGTACAGGAAGGAGGCACTGGAAATGACAAGCAAACCAGAAAAGACAGCACAGAGCTCTCACGGGGCCTCTTCAATTCCAAGGGCTTTTTTAATCCACATTCTAAGAGGTTCCCTAGGACTGGGGGTGTCCCATAAGAGCTAGCCTGAGGATCGCTTTGGACACATAGATGGCAAGGACACTGCATTTGCCACCAGAAGAGACACAAGCGGGTGGACAGGAATGTTGTGAAAAAAGCTCATGTAAGCAAACATTTATGTAAAAACTACCTTCGTGAAACCTCACATCTGTGGGAAAAACAGAGCAGACGTTCCACATCACAAGTACTGAGACTCCCAGGAGCCTGGGTTTGGGAACAGTTCCCGCGAGCTCTGCTGCTCTCACCGGCGGGCAGCACCACCCAGGGAGGACTTCTGGATGTGGCCTCGCTAGAAGGGTGCTCCTGATACTCCCTGGGCAAGAGGCCGGGGGGCCGAACACCAACCGAACCCCCCCTCCACAGTGCGGCAGCGCCCCGCTCAACACAGCTCTAAGAGCACCTGGCTCATCTTGCTGACGCTCCCGAGTGCTTCTCCCTGTCGGCCGCCGCCAACGAACCCATAGACCCCGGTGACAGAGAGTGAGCTGCCGGGCGCCGAGGGCTCTGCAGAGCAGAGCGACACAGCGAACCGGGCATCTCCCGGAGACCACTCGGGCTGCGTTCTGGAGCCAAGGCCGGCGCGGAGGCCGCAGCAGCCCTTCAGGCGGGAGGCGAGGCGGTGGGCAAGCGCGACGGCGACAAGGGCTGGTAGGAGCCTGCGGTGCTCGGGGCCGGGAAAGGGACCCGAGCCCCCCGCGGGAGAGCCGCCCCCAGGCCAACTCACCACAGCCGCGCACCGGAGCCCGAACCCGAGCCCGCCAAGCCCGCGGCACCGCCCGCGGCGGCGGCGGACGTGCCGCCTGACGTCACgtccggccccgccccggccggcTTAGGGACGGTGGCCGGGAGGCCGTGCTGCCACCGGCGCGCAGGGCGATGCAGCTGCCGCCCGCCCTGCACGCCCGCCTGGCGGGAGCCCCTGGGGCGGCCGCGCCGCTGCCCGTGCAGCGGGACCCCCTGGCCGGGAACGCGCCCTTCCGCTTCGCGGCGCGCCAGGTGCGCTTCCCGCGGGAGCACGAATTCTTCGAGGTTCGTGAACCGATGAAAGAGAAGGCGGTTGTGGGTGGGGGCGGAGCGGATCCCAGGTGGGCGGGGCCAAGActcggggcggggcctgggccctAGGGGCGGGGCCCGGACCCGGGTGGGCAGGGGCCCACGCGGGCCGGGGTGAGCCCGCAGACCTGTCTTCTGCAGGACGGGGACGTGCAGAGGCACCTCTACCTCCAGGACGTGATTACGCAGGTGGCTGCGGAGCCGGAGAGGCCCAGGTGAGTTATGTGACCCAGCTCAGGGCCCTTCTTGccctctcctcacccctcccTCTGCTCGCCCCTCCCTGGTGTCTGCCCTGGACCACCGACGAAGCCAGCATGGCTGGCCTCGCCACCACCTTGCTCGTCCGTGAAGATGTATTTGTAACGAAGGCAGGGCTTGAAATTGCAAGAGAAAATCCGAAGCTTTATCAACTTTATCCGCAGCCACTTAAGGGGTTAAGTGGGAGCCTGACGTCCTGTCCTCCGAGAAATTGCATTCCCACCAGGCGTTTTTCTGCCAGGGTGCCCGAGTTCACCTGTCAGGTGGCTGGCTGCTGCCAGGTGTTTGACGCCCTGGAGGACTATGAGCACCACTACCACACCCTGCACGGAAACGTCTGCTCCTACTGTAAGCGGGCCTTCCCCTCTGGTCACCTGCTGGACACCCACATCCTGGAGTGGCACGACTCACTGTTCCAGATCCTGGCCGAGCGGCAGGACATGGTGAGTGATGCTCGCCCACTGAGGCCGAGGGCAGTCACCACGGGGCTTGTCCCCGAGCCGTGTGCCTCGTGGTGCTAGAGGCTGGGGTCCCGACTGGGTGAGACCGTGGTCCCGGGGTCAGGGTGGCGACACCGTTTCTGCTGTAGTACCAGTGCCTGGTGGAGGGCTGCACGGAGAAGTTCAGGACCAGCAGAGACCGGAAGGAGCACCTGGTGACGCACCACCTCTACCCTGCAGACTTCCGCTTTGATAAACCGAGGACGCGCAGAGGGTATGTGGTGGGGCTCGAGGGGGCCGCCTCCTGAGCTCAGCAGACCGAGCGTGCAGGCTCAGAGGGTGTGGACCCCCTCGTGCAGCCCTCCTGTCACTTAACGTCACGTTTAGTTGGGGGTTAACCCTGTGAGTCAGGAGTTACTGAACCGAGAGGGGCTGAGCAGGTGGAGGTGGTTTTGTACGTGGCCACTCTGTCTGCAAGGAGGACAAGAAGCGGGGAAGCTGCCTTCCTGGGTCTGCGTGGGCGGTGACCGGGGTGCCATCACAGGGTCTGCTGGGCGTCCCTCTGTGCTCACGCTTCGCCTCCGCCGCCCCATGACCTCTCCTCCATCCTCACATGGGCCCCGTGGGGACTTGTCCCAGGCCGTGAGCCGTTTCCCGCACATGGAGTCCTTTGGCTTTTCATTTGTCACGTCAGTACATTTACAAGCTTGATGACAGAGCTGTGTAATATTTTTCAGAATGCACTGTGGAAAGTACATCTGGGAACTGCCTTTAAGTTcgtgttttctttgctttttcattaaCTGACCTTCTCAGGGAAAGCTTTGTAACCATCTAAAGATTGCCTTGATTGAAATCATTTCAGACTAAATTGTTGTCCCCAGATAGGACTTTGCTGTTCAAAGTAGAATAATCAGGAGAACCCACTTCAATATGGGAGATTTTTCTAAGACCTTGAGTATAAAGTAACTGCTTCCTTTCCAAGGAAtcattttaaggagaaaaaaatcatgcAGTGCTGTATTGAGACAGTGGTGTTAAGGAGAAGCTCAGTATTGTATGGCTGGCTTTAATGAATTTCTCACTTAATTATTATGGAAAGACGCTTGGTACTGTTGATAGTCATTTACCACATGACATCATAAAGGtagtattttaaaagacaaagtgTGATTGTTATACCTAAACTCATAAAACGTGGTGTGTATCATATTAAGTTACCTCTATTTGTCCTGGAATTCCAGTAGCCTGGAATTACCCTGACAAAACAGCCATAAACAGACTGGAATTACTCTGACAAAACAGCCATAAACAGCCAGAATAGCTTTGCGAGTTCACTCCCGGGGAAGGTGGGGCTGCAGGCGCTGACCCTGGGAGAGCCCTCAGCCTGTCTTCCCCAGCCCAGCCTCACAGGTGTCGACAGACGCCACGGGGGAGGACCAGGCAGCCTCTGAAGGAGATGCCATGGAAGTCTGCTCTGAACACGCAGAGGCCCACCCAGAACCTCCAAGAGAGAGGCGGGTCTATGGCCAAAGGTCAGTACCTGGCCCCTTTCTGAACCAGGTTCTGAACTTGTGCTTCTGGAGAATTCTGGATTTGACTCTGAGCGTCCCCACTGAGAGAAGCCGCACTGGGTTGGAGTGTTGGCTTCAGGGGGAGATGAAAAGCCTGACCACCCTGCTGCCCTCGCGTGACCTTGGGCCCTGGGAGCACAACCTCCTCTGACTGTGGCCTGGGCGGGGATGGGACTGCCGGGGTAACCTGCCTACCGCCTGTCTTTCTAGTGTTAATGGTGTTTTTGTTGGGTTAATTTGATTTCAAGTCTAATTTGGGGGTCAATGTTGGAGAAATGGAAAAAACCACCAACAAGCCTAACCTGTCAGGGAGGACCCGGAAGCCCCTGCAGCCTGCCCACGGGGGTAGTCACTGCGAGTGAGCTGGGGAAGCGGGAGGCTCAGGCTCCATGGGGGGCGGGCACAGGGGCGGAGCGTGCCGTGGTGGCATCGCTGGATGCGGGAGCTCCCACCTGAGAGCCCTGGCCGCCCTGCGGTCTCTGGGGAGCAGGGAGCATCCGGAGCACACGTCAGGCCCAGGGAGCCTGCGGCTGCATTGCGCCGTCCGTGGGCAAAACCGCAGCGGTTTTGTGTGGACGTTTTCCTGTTTCAGGATACCGTCGACCATCTGTTTCGGGCAGGGTGCCTCTCGAGGATTTAAAAGCACCAAGAAGAAAAGCAAGCGCCTGTGACGGTGGAGCCCGCCCGCTGCCCTGCTCGTCCCCGAGGCCGCGGGGGATTCGTGGGATCTGGAAAGGGATCCCTTGTGGGTGACTGGGGTGCGGGGAGCAGCCGCCGCCGCTCACAACGCCCTTTGGAGACACGTGGGGTAAACGGTTTTCCTTAAGTGCTGTAAATAGTTTGGGACGTGTGGAGTAAAGGGTCTTTGTTTACGTGGAGTAAACGGTTGTCCTTCTATGCTGGGTGACAGTGAGGATTTCGTCCTCAGTGGCCACTTCTCAGAGGGGGCGATGGGCTGACAGGTCCCTGGGGGCTCTTCCTAGTTTTGGGGGGGTGCCCGCGGCCCTGGTGCCTGCGCTTGGGGGAGACTTCGGCCTTGGGCGGGGCTGCAAGGCCTGTGGAGccagagggaggtggcagggcagGTGGTCGGCTTGGCCCCGGTTTGGCGATGCAGGCCTGCCCTGCTGGACTTGGGACCGGGGACCCACCGGCTGGCTGTCCTCTGGGGCCTATCCCCTGAGGGGCCCGTCCCCTGAGGGGCCCGTTCGGCCCTTCTCGCTGGGCGCTTGGGTCTGGTCTCTGGCCCCTCTGCGCCCCGCGCAGAGCCCTACTGCCCCGGGAGCACTGTGCTCGTCAGCCCGAAGGTGGCTCGTCTCCTCCGTGTTTTGCTGTGGTTCCACTCGTGCTTCCGACAGAGGCGCTCATCACCCTGCCTGCTCCACGGAGGGTGTTCTGAACCTGGGCTGTTCTCTCTTCAGATGGCACCTCTACCCCATTCTCTGTTCCTGCTCCTTCTAAAACCCCAGAAACATGCATCAGACACCCTCACTCTGCCTTCTAACAGCCCTTCCCTATTTCCTGTCCCTTATCTGTCTTTGCTGCATTCTGGGTAATTGCTCAAGATCCATTTTTCAGTTCACTAATTTCCTTATCAGCTGTTATCAGATGTGTTGTTGAACTCATTCACggtgtttaatttccaaagttATGATTTTAAGTTCTTTTAAGTGCTATGTTGTTTTTCTAATTTGCTGGACTTCTATAGCTTTTGTTAATCTTATCTTCAACTCATTCTTTTTAAACATATTGAACTTACTGTACATTCTCTGATTGATAGCACCAGTATCTGAAGTCGTGGGTCTGACCCCTTCATCCTTCTTTCTGCTGCCTCACTCATGCTGCCTAGTTTCCTGGGGAATTTTATGAGTTTTGACTGTGAGTTTGTGTTTCTTGGAATTTACCACTGGAGTTCCTCTGACATGTCTAGGTTCTAGctgaaaaaatgaatatttgtttcTGCCATATGATTGCAGATCTATGATCTAGGaccactttaaaataaattattagaaaaatagatTGTTAAAAACTACTAGGTATGAATTTTCACCCCAATTCACTTTTCCACCCATGCCCTTTTCGTGTTGCCTTTACACAACCTTAGCCAAAGCAGAACATCTGAGGGGCAGAAACTGACCCCTCAGTTCACTcatagaaagagaaacagaaataaaaatgcacaGAGACCCATTCTTCTGCATCCGGTTAACAAAACCCAAAGGTTAGATGGCGCACCCTTTTGTGTGTGAAGTGGCATCTCGCATGTGGTCAGTGGGGGTGCTGCTTGCTGCAGCCCCTAGGAAGGGAATTTGCCAGTACCTAACAAAGTCACTTCTGCACATACCTGTGACTGAGCAATCCCACTTTTAGGGCTACATTCTGAACCCACATTGCAATGCTTCAAAAGATTTACCCCAAAGGCAGTTTATTCAGTGAAAATTTTAATAACTAAATACTGGGAACAACTCAGATGTCCCAATTGCCAAATGACCTGAGTAGTTTTGAGAACTGAAATTTTTTGACTTGGGAAAAAGTAGATTTAGGAGCATTGACATTAAAAACCCATAATCCTGAATTTGAATTAGAAGTACTGTTGTAAGCTAT from Muntiacus reevesi chromosome 2, mMunRee1.1, whole genome shotgun sequence harbors:
- the ZNF511 gene encoding zinc finger protein 511, whose product is MQLPPALHARLAGAPGAAAPLPVQRDPLAGNAPFRFAARQVRFPREHEFFEDGDVQRHLYLQDVITQVAAEPERPRVPEFTCQVAGCCQVFDALEDYEHHYHTLHGNVCSYCKRAFPSGHLLDTHILEWHDSLFQILAERQDMYQCLVEGCTEKFRTSRDRKEHLVTHHLYPADFRFDKPRTRRGPASQVSTDATGEDQAASEGDAMEVCSEHAEAHPEPPRERRVYGQRIPSTICFGQGASRGFKSTKKKSKRL